One Fundidesulfovibrio putealis DSM 16056 DNA segment encodes these proteins:
- a CDS encoding 50S ribosomal protein L11 methyltransferase, with protein MSKLLKVELTLPGTLGEEKLETIGEDISAWLSGNSLQGWEELTAPATRDVTFRFYLEPQSPLAEIIASYAASQWPMATLAVESLEQQDWSAAWKEFFTPIDIGGRFEIVPPWLADADHHGLEPIIIEPKMAFGTGHHATTALCLGGIARLVESGRLTKGMSFLDLGTGSGILAIGLVKLGCTGLALDIDPQAVLCAAENLELNGLPPSGQPDAPVLLAVGGLESLSPDMTFDCIVANILAQPLIDMAPVLSKHLKPGGALILSGILTTQAPAVALAYTALGMPEPERIDEGEWSGLFWV; from the coding sequence ATGTCAAAGCTTCTGAAAGTCGAACTCACCCTCCCCGGAACCCTCGGAGAGGAGAAACTGGAAACCATCGGCGAGGACATCTCCGCATGGCTGTCCGGCAATTCGCTCCAGGGATGGGAAGAGCTCACCGCCCCCGCCACCCGCGACGTCACCTTCCGCTTCTACCTGGAGCCCCAGTCCCCCCTGGCGGAGATCATCGCCAGCTACGCCGCCTCCCAGTGGCCCATGGCCACGCTGGCAGTGGAATCCCTGGAGCAGCAGGACTGGTCCGCCGCCTGGAAGGAATTCTTCACCCCCATCGACATCGGCGGGCGCTTCGAGATCGTGCCGCCCTGGCTCGCCGACGCCGACCACCACGGCCTGGAGCCCATCATCATCGAGCCCAAGATGGCCTTCGGCACCGGCCACCACGCCACCACGGCCCTGTGCCTGGGCGGCATCGCGCGGCTGGTGGAGTCGGGACGCCTGACAAAGGGCATGAGCTTTCTGGACCTGGGCACGGGTTCGGGCATCCTGGCCATTGGCCTTGTGAAGCTCGGCTGCACCGGCCTGGCCCTGGACATCGACCCCCAGGCCGTGCTCTGCGCCGCCGAGAACCTGGAGTTGAACGGCCTGCCCCCCTCCGGACAGCCGGACGCCCCGGTGCTCCTGGCCGTGGGCGGACTGGAGAGCCTCTCGCCGGACATGACTTTCGACTGCATCGTGGCCAACATCCTGGCCCAGCCGCTGATCGACATGGCCCCGGTGCTGTCCAAGCACCTGAAGCCCGGCGGGGCGCTGATCCTGTCCGGCATTTTGACCACCCAGGCCCCTGCCGTGGCGCTGGCCTACACGGCGCTTGGCATGCCGGAGCCGGAGCGCATCGACGAAGGGGAATGGAGCGGGTTGTTCTGGGTGTAG
- the dut gene encoding dUTP diphosphatase, with the protein MKVKHLHPVWQEFPLEQATPGSAGIDLRAAMDEPSVDIAPGARHAFSTGLAIEICEPGLAGFVYSRSGLGAKHGLTVAQGVGVIDPDYRGEIVVWLLNTSETHKTVARGERIAQLVVMPFRQARLDVVDELGETCRGGGGFGHTGKV; encoded by the coding sequence ATGAAGGTGAAACACCTCCATCCCGTCTGGCAGGAATTCCCCCTGGAGCAGGCCACCCCAGGCTCGGCTGGCATCGACCTGCGCGCCGCCATGGACGAGCCCTCCGTGGACATCGCGCCCGGCGCGCGCCACGCCTTCAGCACCGGGCTTGCCATCGAGATCTGCGAACCGGGGCTGGCCGGGTTCGTGTATTCGCGCTCCGGCCTCGGGGCCAAGCACGGCCTCACCGTGGCCCAGGGCGTGGGCGTCATCGACCCGGACTACCGGGGCGAGATCGTGGTGTGGCTCCTGAACACCTCAGAAACTCACAAGACCGTCGCGCGGGGAGAGCGTATTGCCCAGCTCGTCGTCATGCCTTTCCGGCAGGCCCGGTTGGATGTGGTGGACGAATTGGGCGAAACCTGCCGAGGTGGCGGCGGCTTCGGCCACACCGGCAAGGTGTAG
- a CDS encoding aspartate aminotransferase family protein, with the protein MSEKFEALKDRTMKSVMNTYGRYPLALDRGKACTLFDLDGREYLDLLAGIAVANLGHSHPEVTAAIAKQAGELVHVSNLFFQEPQVDLAEALLATWPQADGQSGRTGRVFFCNSGAEANEAAIKLARRYMHVVRGEERHEVITLTNSFHGRTLATLTATGQDKVKEGFHPLPEGFVTVPSGDLEALKAAMTGKTAAVLLEIIQGEGGVKPFPEEYLKGVQALCREQGVLFMVDEIQTGLCRTGKWWAHQHYGLTPDVVSVAKALANGLPMGAIMATEAVSAGFQPGSHATTFGGGPVVAAAATKTLEIMTRDRLAERAARMGDFAMALFEDLAAAMPGKIAQVRGLGLMIGVELGQDVSGKEQKVWEELIRLGFILNLTQGNVLRLLPPLVIEQKDLERFARALGDVLGNV; encoded by the coding sequence ATGAGCGAGAAATTCGAAGCCTTGAAAGACCGGACCATGAAGTCCGTCATGAATACATACGGCCGCTACCCCCTGGCCCTGGACCGGGGCAAGGCCTGCACCCTCTTCGATCTGGACGGACGCGAATACCTGGACCTGCTGGCGGGCATCGCCGTGGCCAACCTGGGCCACTCCCACCCCGAGGTCACCGCAGCCATCGCCAAACAGGCGGGCGAGCTGGTGCACGTGTCCAACCTCTTCTTCCAGGAGCCCCAGGTGGACTTGGCCGAGGCCCTGCTGGCCACCTGGCCCCAGGCTGACGGCCAAAGCGGTCGGACCGGGCGCGTCTTCTTCTGCAACTCCGGCGCGGAAGCCAACGAGGCCGCCATCAAGCTGGCCCGGCGCTACATGCACGTGGTCCGGGGCGAAGAGCGCCACGAGGTCATCACCCTGACCAACTCCTTCCATGGGCGCACCCTGGCCACCCTGACCGCCACCGGCCAGGACAAGGTCAAGGAGGGCTTCCACCCCCTGCCCGAAGGCTTCGTCACCGTGCCCTCGGGCGACCTGGAGGCCCTGAAGGCCGCCATGACCGGAAAGACCGCCGCCGTGCTCCTGGAGATCATCCAGGGCGAGGGCGGCGTGAAACCCTTCCCCGAAGAGTACCTGAAAGGCGTCCAGGCCCTGTGCCGCGAGCAGGGGGTCCTGTTCATGGTGGACGAAATCCAGACCGGGCTGTGCCGCACCGGCAAATGGTGGGCGCACCAGCACTACGGGCTTACGCCCGACGTGGTCAGCGTGGCCAAGGCCCTGGCCAACGGCCTGCCCATGGGGGCCATCATGGCCACCGAAGCGGTCTCCGCCGGATTCCAGCCGGGCAGCCACGCCACAACCTTCGGGGGCGGCCCCGTGGTGGCCGCAGCCGCCACCAAGACCCTGGAGATCATGACGCGCGACCGGCTGGCCGAACGGGCCGCGCGCATGGGCGACTTCGCCATGGCCCTGTTCGAGGACCTGGCCGCGGCCATGCCCGGAAAGATCGCACAGGTGCGCGGCCTGGGGCTCATGATCGGTGTCGAGCTTGGGCAGGACGTATCCGGGAAAGAACAGAAGGTGTGGGAGGAGCTCATCAGGCTGGGCTTCATCCTGAACCTGACCCAGGGCAACGTGCTGCGCCTTTTGCCGCCGCTGGTCATCGAGCAAAAGGACCTGGAGCGCTTCGCCAGGGCCTTGGGCGACGTGCTGGGCAACGTCTAA
- a CDS encoding DUF3096 domain-containing protein, which yields MLTNFALQPIVALLAGILILIMPRLLSYIVAVYLIVIGILGLTHGKF from the coding sequence ATGCTGACCAACTTTGCCCTTCAGCCCATCGTCGCCCTGCTGGCCGGAATCCTGATCCTCATCATGCCCAGGCTCCTGAGCTATATCGTGGCCGTCTACCTGATCGTGATCGGCATCCTGGGCCTCACCCACGGCAAGTTTTAA
- the glgP gene encoding alpha-glucan family phosphorylase has protein sequence MQPLRVYSVVPKLPPKLKPLWELAYNCWFSWNNEITELFAQVDQKLWRECENNPVAFLNRLPQRTLETLAGDQFFQDRLNELRRNLEHYLSKTATSIPFPEGDNSEPVIAYFSLEYGVSKALPIYSGGLGILAGDHLKSASDLSLPLVAIGIAYQQGYFRQYLTPDGWQQERYPIYDFEQMPMTPALDAEGKRMLVAVDLKGDRIFAQVWKVAVGRISLFLLDTNIAENQPQFKQITTRLYGGNLEMRLWQEILLGIGGIKVLDMLGYKPKVIHMNEGHSAFAGLERIRRFMEDSKLTFEAAAELVASSSIFTTHTPVPAGNDRFPPDLMQPYFEDYARKLGLAWKVFLALGREDPRNDAEPFCMTVLALRLSRISNGVSQLHGYVSRNMWKRVWPQYPVEDVPIGAVTNGVHAPSWVAPDMAVLFDRYMGSNWREDPDCARVFEQTEAISDSELWRTHERLRERLVDYVRRKLHDQLLARGAKRKELQMAEEVLDPQALTIGFGRRFATYKRATLILSDQERLIKILSESPRPVQFIFAGKAHPQDNEGKKLIQQLVQLCETPECRYSMVFLEDYDMEVASYMYQGCDVWMNTPRRPLEACGTSGMKAMMNGVLNFSTLDGWWAEAWKPDNSLGYAIGLGEDYEDAQYQDFVESQTLYNVLENEIIPTFYDRGHGNLPRTWIRRMKDSLKTLGPVFSSHRMVEDYAKVAYGPAIENYNRLVKKDFAAAKDLAQWRMDMMTKWSSLNIRNVKATEPQQVFVGEPIVITAEISLNGIRPQDVRVEVYSGPVDFEGKFTQRLTTIMQPGGNVEDGWQEFRGEVMPIEAGRFGFTVRILPHHPLLLDSHSLGLIKWADMG, from the coding sequence ATGCAGCCCTTACGCGTCTACAGCGTCGTGCCCAAATTGCCTCCCAAGCTGAAGCCCCTGTGGGAGCTGGCATACAACTGCTGGTTCTCCTGGAACAACGAGATAACCGAGCTGTTCGCCCAGGTGGATCAGAAGCTCTGGCGCGAGTGCGAGAACAACCCCGTGGCGTTTCTCAACAGGCTGCCCCAGCGCACCCTGGAGACCCTGGCCGGGGACCAGTTCTTCCAGGACCGCCTGAACGAACTTCGCAGGAACCTGGAGCACTACCTCTCCAAGACCGCCACCTCCATCCCCTTCCCGGAAGGCGACAACTCCGAGCCGGTGATAGCGTATTTCAGCCTGGAGTACGGCGTATCCAAGGCGCTGCCCATCTATTCGGGGGGCCTGGGCATCCTGGCGGGCGACCACCTGAAGTCCGCGAGCGACCTGTCGCTGCCCCTGGTGGCCATCGGCATCGCCTACCAGCAGGGCTACTTCCGCCAGTACCTGACGCCCGACGGCTGGCAGCAGGAGCGCTACCCCATCTACGACTTCGAGCAGATGCCCATGACCCCGGCCCTGGACGCCGAGGGCAAGCGCATGCTGGTGGCCGTGGACCTGAAGGGCGACCGCATCTTCGCCCAGGTCTGGAAGGTGGCGGTGGGGCGCATCAGCCTGTTCCTTTTGGACACCAACATCGCGGAGAACCAGCCCCAGTTCAAGCAGATCACCACGCGCCTGTACGGCGGCAACCTGGAGATGCGCCTGTGGCAGGAGATTCTGCTTGGCATCGGCGGCATCAAGGTGCTGGACATGCTGGGCTACAAGCCCAAGGTGATTCACATGAACGAGGGGCACTCGGCCTTCGCGGGCCTGGAGCGCATCCGCCGTTTCATGGAAGACTCCAAGCTGACCTTCGAGGCCGCCGCCGAGTTGGTGGCCTCCTCATCGATCTTCACCACGCACACCCCGGTCCCGGCGGGCAACGACCGCTTCCCGCCGGACCTCATGCAGCCCTATTTCGAGGATTACGCCCGCAAGCTCGGCCTGGCCTGGAAGGTGTTCCTGGCCCTTGGCCGCGAAGACCCCAGGAACGACGCCGAACCCTTCTGCATGACCGTGCTGGCGCTGCGGCTCTCGCGCATCAGCAACGGCGTGTCGCAGCTGCACGGCTACGTGTCGCGCAACATGTGGAAGCGCGTCTGGCCCCAGTATCCCGTGGAGGACGTGCCCATCGGCGCGGTCACCAACGGGGTGCACGCGCCCTCCTGGGTGGCCCCGGACATGGCCGTGCTGTTCGACCGCTACATGGGCTCCAACTGGCGGGAAGATCCGGATTGCGCCCGCGTTTTCGAGCAGACCGAGGCCATCTCCGACTCCGAGCTGTGGCGCACCCATGAGCGCCTGCGCGAGCGGCTGGTGGACTACGTCCGCCGCAAGCTCCACGACCAGCTCCTGGCGCGCGGCGCCAAGCGCAAGGAGCTCCAGATGGCCGAGGAGGTCCTGGACCCCCAGGCCCTGACCATTGGCTTCGGACGCCGCTTCGCGACGTACAAGCGGGCCACGCTGATTCTTTCGGACCAGGAACGCCTGATCAAGATCCTGTCCGAGTCGCCGCGCCCGGTGCAGTTCATCTTCGCGGGCAAGGCCCACCCCCAGGACAACGAGGGCAAGAAGCTCATCCAGCAGCTGGTTCAGCTGTGCGAAACCCCGGAGTGCCGCTACAGCATGGTCTTCCTGGAAGACTACGACATGGAGGTCGCCTCCTACATGTACCAGGGCTGCGACGTGTGGATGAACACCCCGCGCCGCCCGCTGGAAGCCTGCGGCACCTCTGGCATGAAGGCCATGATGAACGGCGTGCTGAACTTCTCCACGCTGGACGGCTGGTGGGCGGAAGCCTGGAAGCCCGACAACTCGCTTGGCTACGCCATCGGCCTTGGCGAGGACTACGAGGACGCCCAGTACCAGGACTTCGTGGAATCCCAGACGCTCTACAACGTGCTGGAGAATGAAATCATCCCCACCTTCTACGACCGGGGACACGGCAACCTGCCGCGCACCTGGATCAGGCGCATGAAGGACTCCCTGAAGACGCTCGGGCCGGTGTTCTCCTCCCACCGCATGGTGGAGGACTACGCCAAGGTGGCCTACGGCCCGGCCATCGAGAACTACAACAGGCTGGTCAAGAAGGACTTCGCCGCCGCCAAGGACCTGGCCCAGTGGCGCATGGACATGATGACCAAGTGGTCCAGCCTGAACATCCGCAACGTCAAGGCCACGGAGCCGCAGCAGGTGTTCGTGGGCGAGCCCATCGTCATCACCGCCGAGATCAGCCTGAACGGCATCAGGCCCCAGGACGTGCGGGTGGAGGTGTACTCCGGCCCGGTGGACTTCGAAGGCAAGTTCACCCAGCGCCTGACCACCATCATGCAGCCCGGCGGCAACGTCGAGGACGGCTGGCAGGAATTCAGGGGCGAGGTGATGCCCATCGAGGCCGGACGCTTCGGCTTCACGGTGCGCATCCTGCCGCATCACCCGCTGCTGCTGGATTCCCACTCGCTTGGCCTCATCAAGTGGGCGGACATGGGCTAG
- a CDS encoding sirohydrochlorin cobaltochelatase gives MPTPETILILAAHGSSHPQARESLEGFAARVRREHPGLDVRMAYTATPRPGNHPGANSNYGLADTLAGLAGKTGLDLRVQSLHVIAGADYDRMREALEAFAAAAGARLTMCAPLLAGPQDAPAAARALAAALGEDEPGEAVVLMGHGTTHDAQDLYRVLAERLKTELPKARLGVLEAADPGDPLSIQAIARDLESCGVRSARLVPLLTVAGRHAHKDLAGDRPGSWKSVLAEHGIAGLPDLAGLLEREVFVRLWLERLRTLLGA, from the coding sequence ATGCCTACGCCCGAAACCATACTCATCCTGGCCGCCCACGGCTCCTCGCACCCCCAGGCGCGCGAGTCCCTGGAGGGGTTCGCCGCGCGCGTGCGCCGGGAGCATCCCGGCCTGGACGTGCGCATGGCCTATACCGCCACGCCGCGCCCCGGAAACCATCCGGGTGCGAATTCAAATTATGGACTGGCGGACACGCTGGCCGGTCTGGCCGGAAAGACCGGACTGGACCTGCGGGTGCAGTCGCTCCATGTGATCGCTGGGGCGGATTACGACAGGATGCGCGAGGCGCTGGAAGCATTCGCGGCCGCCGCAGGCGCGCGGCTGACCATGTGCGCGCCGCTTCTGGCCGGGCCGCAGGACGCGCCCGCAGCGGCCAGGGCTCTGGCCGCGGCGCTGGGTGAGGACGAACCGGGCGAGGCCGTGGTGCTGATGGGCCACGGAACCACCCACGACGCCCAGGACCTGTACCGCGTGCTGGCCGAGCGCCTGAAGACCGAATTGCCAAAGGCCCGCCTGGGCGTGCTGGAGGCCGCCGACCCCGGCGACCCGTTGTCCATCCAGGCCATCGCCCGCGACCTGGAGTCGTGCGGAGTGCGCTCGGCGCGGCTGGTCCCGCTGCTCACCGTGGCCGGACGCCACGCCCACAAGGACCTGGCCGGAGACCGCCCCGGCTCCTGGAAGTCGGTGCTGGCCGAACACGGCATTGCGGGCCTGCCGGACTTGGCCGGGCTTCTGGAGCGCGAAGTGTTCGTCAGGCTTTGGCTTGAGCGCCTGCGGACGCTGCTCGGCGCCTAG
- a CDS encoding metal-sensitive transcriptional regulator, with amino-acid sequence MECTKCSGEACPPDKKMTARVKRIAGQVAGIERMLEDRRYCVDILNQIAAVRSALDSLGIELLTRHLETCVLGQGSGTEHEDAKPLTRQELLDEVKTALSRFLK; translated from the coding sequence ATGGAATGCACGAAATGCAGCGGCGAGGCCTGCCCGCCGGACAAGAAGATGACGGCGCGCGTCAAGCGCATCGCCGGTCAGGTGGCGGGCATCGAGCGCATGCTGGAGGATCGCCGCTACTGCGTGGACATCTTGAATCAGATCGCGGCCGTGCGTTCGGCCCTGGATTCGCTCGGTATTGAGCTGCTCACCCGGCATCTGGAGACCTGCGTGCTGGGCCAAGGCAGCGGCACGGAACACGAGGACGCCAAACCCCTGACCCGCCAGGAGCTGCTGGACGAGGTCAAGACCGCGCTGTCGCGCTTTTTGAAATAG
- a CDS encoding two-component system sensor histidine kinase NtrB — protein sequence MNAIPPISYAGLPRIIALYVFVFMAVAPPLAVWYIESERSVQSLETEARILSVTVSRVIARNPGYWNLIPERLAYVIRDVMPPGRHLDISDESRTTVLSVGEPPGAPVISCSQRLFDRDEVVGTLTLRGTLRDVLVDTVVTAVLSLVFSLGTTIVLWRRVLLVMREAALHVQQSRERFQRLTELSNDGYWTMDAGLRFTALSGGMERIGLGMDAAGGRQLQEIPFSGNPAPLARLCEALRSRAVFQHEPLCLDAAGQIHWILLSGEPLYDHAGVFLGYHGTATDVSERIRMQDALVQSEKLASVGQLAAGMAHEINNPLGGILQSVQVIQRRLDPQRQPNLDAAREVGCGIDSVRAYLAQRRILEMLDNIDGAGRKAAKVVAHLLEFSRKSFENRTREDLIRIMDDAVAVCGVWSLQGGGDFLRDVEIVKDYRSAALPVLGSRGELEQVLVIIIKNAAQAMQGKSYGEKRPRLTLRAFEREGSAFLEIEDNGPGMDAAVRKHVFDPFFTTKRPGEGTGLGLSVAYYIVTNNHEGGMAVESTPGEGTTFTVRIPLSPQ from the coding sequence ATGAACGCCATCCCGCCGATCAGCTACGCCGGTCTGCCGCGAATCATCGCGCTGTACGTGTTCGTGTTCATGGCCGTGGCCCCGCCCCTGGCGGTCTGGTACATTGAAAGCGAACGGAGCGTGCAGTCCCTGGAGACCGAGGCGCGGATACTGTCCGTGACCGTGTCGCGGGTGATCGCCCGCAATCCCGGATACTGGAACCTCATCCCGGAGCGGCTGGCCTACGTCATCCGCGACGTCATGCCGCCGGGTCGCCATCTCGACATCTCCGACGAGTCCCGAACCACCGTCCTGAGCGTGGGGGAGCCGCCCGGCGCGCCCGTCATCAGCTGTTCGCAGCGCCTGTTCGACCGCGACGAGGTGGTGGGCACACTCACTCTTCGCGGGACCCTGCGCGATGTGCTGGTGGACACGGTGGTCACGGCGGTGTTGTCCCTGGTGTTCTCGCTTGGCACGACCATCGTGCTGTGGCGCAGGGTACTGCTGGTCATGCGCGAGGCGGCGCTCCACGTGCAGCAGAGCCGCGAACGCTTCCAGCGCCTGACGGAACTCTCCAACGACGGCTACTGGACCATGGACGCGGGGCTGCGTTTCACGGCCCTGTCCGGCGGCATGGAACGGATCGGGCTCGGCATGGACGCGGCGGGCGGCAGGCAGCTTCAGGAGATCCCCTTCTCGGGCAACCCGGCGCCGCTTGCGCGCCTGTGCGAGGCGCTCCGCAGCCGCGCGGTGTTCCAGCACGAGCCGCTGTGCCTGGACGCCGCCGGGCAGATCCACTGGATTCTGCTGAGCGGGGAACCCCTGTACGACCATGCGGGCGTTTTCCTGGGCTACCACGGCACGGCCACGGACGTCTCCGAGCGCATCCGCATGCAGGACGCGCTGGTGCAGTCAGAAAAACTGGCCAGCGTGGGCCAGCTCGCGGCGGGCATGGCCCATGAGATCAACAACCCCCTGGGCGGCATCCTGCAAAGCGTCCAGGTGATTCAGCGAAGGCTCGATCCGCAGCGCCAGCCCAACCTGGACGCGGCCCGTGAGGTCGGCTGCGGTATCGATTCGGTCCGGGCGTATCTCGCGCAGCGCCGCATCCTCGAAATGCTCGACAACATCGACGGCGCAGGCAGAAAGGCCGCAAAGGTGGTGGCCCACCTGCTGGAGTTCAGCCGCAAGAGTTTCGAAAACAGGACGCGCGAAGACCTGATCAGGATCATGGACGACGCGGTGGCTGTCTGTGGCGTGTGGTCCCTGCAGGGCGGCGGTGATTTCCTGCGCGACGTTGAGATCGTGAAGGACTACCGGAGCGCAGCCCTCCCTGTGCTCGGCTCCAGGGGGGAACTGGAGCAGGTGCTGGTGATCATCATCAAGAACGCAGCCCAGGCCATGCAGGGAAAATCCTACGGGGAAAAGCGGCCACGGCTCACCCTGAGGGCCTTCGAGCGTGAGGGCAGCGCCTTCCTGGAGATAGAGGACAACGGGCCGGGAATGGACGCGGCAGTGCGAAAACACGTGTTCGACCCGTTCTTCACCACCAAAAGGCCCGGCGAGGGCACGGGCCTGGGGCTGTCCGTGGCGTACTACATCGTCACCAACAACCACGAAGGCGGCATGGCCGTGGAGTCCACGCCGGGAGAGGGGACGACGTTCACCGTGCGGATTCCGCTCAGCCCGCAGTAG
- a CDS encoding PstS family phosphate ABC transporter substrate-binding protein, with the protein MQRPRPAATALRLRSATVSAVLLAMLACAPLSARADGLRLGGTGSGTVLLRVLAEEYCAAHPAEQVDVLPFSLGTGGGARALAAGKIDLAILGRPLADDEKQEGLRVSAWARTPLVLATSDGELAGGLSVALLVDILRMRRTTWDDGSRIRLVLRIPQETDTMLLAGLSPELKRALDAYLSSPGAVVADTDVDAIDLLARTPGSLGTTTLGLAALRGSHISPLSFEGVTPSLKTLAEGSYPLAKELYLMAGDKPSPQLARFTAWLVSPAVAQRLRELEHEPLFP; encoded by the coding sequence ATGCAACGTCCCAGGCCCGCAGCCACCGCCCTCCGTTTGCGTTCCGCAACAGTGTCGGCAGTGCTGCTGGCGATGCTGGCGTGCGCTCCGCTTTCGGCTCGGGCCGACGGGCTGAGGCTCGGCGGTACCGGCTCCGGCACGGTGCTCCTGAGGGTGCTCGCCGAAGAGTACTGCGCTGCGCATCCTGCCGAGCAGGTGGACGTCCTGCCCTTCTCGCTGGGAACGGGCGGAGGCGCTCGCGCCCTGGCCGCAGGCAAGATCGACCTCGCGATCCTCGGGCGTCCTCTGGCGGACGACGAGAAGCAGGAGGGCTTGCGGGTGTCCGCCTGGGCGCGCACGCCGCTGGTGCTGGCCACATCCGACGGAGAGCTGGCGGGCGGCCTGAGCGTCGCCCTGCTGGTGGACATCCTCAGGATGCGGCGCACCACCTGGGACGACGGGTCGAGAATACGCCTGGTGCTGCGCATTCCCCAGGAAACCGACACCATGCTCCTGGCCGGCCTCTCCCCGGAGCTGAAGCGGGCCCTGGACGCCTATCTTTCGAGCCCTGGCGCGGTGGTGGCGGACACGGACGTGGACGCCATCGATCTGTTGGCCCGCACGCCCGGATCGCTCGGGACCACCACGCTGGGTCTGGCCGCGCTGCGGGGCAGCCACATTTCTCCCTTGTCTTTCGAGGGCGTGACGCCAAGCCTGAAGACCCTGGCCGAGGGGAGCTACCCGCTGGCCAAGGAGCTCTATCTGATGGCCGGGGACAAGCCGTCCCCCCAGCTCGCCCGCTTCACGGCCTGGCTGGTTTCCCCCGCAGTGGCGCAGCGCCTGCGGGAGCTTGAGCACGAGCCACTCTTTCCATGA
- the corA gene encoding magnesium/cobalt transporter CorA, with product MFEYLRRRSQTAGRPPGSPMYVGVERSDPVSVEMITYDAGGAESVRPKKLSECACFEDGPKITWINIDGLHDMGIVNQAAQIFKIHPLVLEDIVHTGQRPKMEELRDGGLFVIVKMLVYNEEERRVEDEQVSFILGKHYLLTFQEHAGGDVFEDVRKRIMAQKGRVCTLGPDYLMYALLDAIVDHYFVVLERMGDDIEEIEEQLLAAPKPKHLEALHELRREALYLRKYIFPMREVVAKLEMGGHELVAENTIFFLRDLYDHTIQVMDTVETFRDMLASMVELYLSNISLKMNEIMKVLAMFTSLFTPLTFLAGLYGMNFKNMPELEWQWGYYGVLGTMAVTAVGILLFFRRKGWIGNKG from the coding sequence ATGTTCGAATACCTTCGCCGCCGCAGCCAGACCGCCGGACGTCCGCCCGGATCACCCATGTATGTGGGCGTGGAGCGCTCCGACCCCGTCAGCGTGGAGATGATCACCTACGACGCGGGCGGGGCCGAATCCGTGAGGCCCAAGAAGCTCAGCGAGTGCGCCTGCTTCGAGGACGGCCCCAAAATCACCTGGATCAACATCGACGGCCTGCACGACATGGGCATCGTCAACCAGGCCGCCCAGATCTTCAAAATCCATCCCCTGGTGCTGGAGGACATCGTCCACACCGGCCAGCGTCCCAAGATGGAGGAGCTGCGCGACGGGGGCCTGTTCGTCATCGTGAAGATGCTGGTCTACAACGAAGAGGAACGCAGGGTTGAGGATGAACAGGTCAGTTTCATCCTGGGCAAGCACTACCTGCTCACGTTCCAGGAGCACGCCGGGGGCGACGTGTTCGAGGACGTGCGCAAGCGCATCATGGCCCAGAAGGGGCGAGTGTGCACCCTGGGGCCGGACTACCTGATGTATGCCCTGCTGGACGCCATCGTGGACCACTACTTCGTGGTGCTGGAGCGCATGGGCGACGACATCGAGGAAATCGAGGAGCAGCTCCTGGCCGCGCCCAAGCCAAAGCATCTGGAGGCCCTGCACGAACTGCGGCGCGAGGCCCTGTATCTGCGAAAGTACATCTTTCCCATGCGCGAGGTTGTGGCAAAACTGGAGATGGGCGGGCACGAACTGGTGGCCGAGAACACGATCTTCTTCCTGCGCGACCTCTATGACCACACCATCCAGGTGATGGACACCGTGGAGACCTTCCGGGATATGCTGGCCAGCATGGTGGAGCTGTATCTCTCCAACATCAGCCTGAAGATGAACGAGATCATGAAAGTGCTGGCCATGTTCACCAGCCTGTTCACGCCGCTTACTTTTCTTGCTGGGCTCTACGGCATGAACTTCAAGAACATGCCGGAATTGGAATGGCAGTGGGGGTACTACGGCGTGCTCGGAACCATGGCCGTGACGGCTGTGGGGATACTGTTATTCTTCAGAAGGAAAGGCTGGATCGGGAATAAGGGCTAG